Within Wyeomyia smithii strain HCP4-BCI-WySm-NY-G18 chromosome 2, ASM2978416v1, whole genome shotgun sequence, the genomic segment acgacggaaggctcatcaacatcgacaacaccattatcttcgactactactgaaggtacaacttcaacgacggaagcttcatcaacgtcgaccactactggaggtacaagttcgacgacggaaggctcatcaacatcgacaacaccattatcttcgaccactactggaggtacaagttcgacgacggaagcttcatcaacgtcgaccactactggaggtacaagttcgacgacggaaggctcatcaacatcgacaacaccattatcttcgaccactactgaaggtacaacttcaacgacggaagcttcatcaacgtcgaccactactggaggtacaagttcgacgacggaaggctcatcaacatcgacaacaccattatcttcgaccactactggaggtacatcttcgacgacggaagcttcatcaacgtcgaccactactggaggtacaagttcaacgacggaaggctcatcaacatcgacaacaccatcaacttcgaccactactggaggtacaagttcgacgacggaagcttcatcaacgtcgaccactactggaagtacaagttcgacgacgaaaagctcatcaacatcgaccaCTACTGAAGGTACAACTTCGACCACGCAAGGCTcgtcaacatcgacaacaccattaacttcgaccactactggaggaacaagttcgacgacggaaggctcatcaacatcgacaacaccattatcttcgacctctactgaaggtacaacttcaacgacggaagcttcatcaacgtcgaccactactggaggtacaagttCGACGATGGAAGGCttatcaacatcgacaacaccattatcttcgaccactactggaggtacatcttcgacgacggaagcttcatcaacgtcaactactactggaggtacaagttcgacgacggaaggctcatcaacatcgacaacaccattatcttcgaccactactCAAGGTACAACTTCAacgacggaagcttcatcaacgtcgaccactactggaggaacaagtttgacgacggaaggctcatcagcatcgacaacaccattatcttcgaccactactggaggtacaacttcgacgacggaagcttcatcaacgtcgaccactactggaggaacaagttcgacgacggaaggctcatcaacatcgacaacaccattatctccgaccactactgaaggtacaacttcaacgacggaagcttcatcaacgtcgaccactactggaggaacaagttcgacgacggaaggctcatcaacatcgacaacaccattatcttcgaccactactggaggtacatcttcgacgacggaagcttcatcaacgtcaaccactactggaggtacaagttcgacgacggaaggctcatcaacatcgacaacaccattatcttcgaccactactgaaggtacaacttcaacgacggaagcttcatcaacgtcgaccactactggaggaacaagttcgacgacggaaggctcatcagcatcgacaacaccattatcttcgaccactactggaggtacaacttcgacgacggaagcttcatcaacgtcgaccactactggaggaacaagttcgacgacggaaggctcatcaacatcgacaacaccattatctccgaccactactggaggtacatcttcgacgacggaagcttcatcaacgtcgaccactactggaggtacaagttcgacgacggaaggctcatcaatatcgacaacaccattatcttcgaccactactggtGTTACatcttcgacgacggaagcttcatcaacgtcgaccactactggaggaacaagttcgacgacggaaggctcatcaacatcgacaacaccattatcttcgaccactactggaggtacaacttcgacgacggaagcttcatcaacgtcgaccactactggaggtacaagttcgacgacggaaggctcatcaacatcgacaacaccattatcttcgaccactactggaggtacatcttcgacgacggaagcttcatcaacgtcgaccactactggaggaacaagttcgacgacggaaggctcatcaacatcgacaacaccattatcttcgaccactactggaggttcAACTTCGATgacggaagcttcatcaacgtcgaccactactggaggtacaagttcgacgacggaaggctcatcaacatcgacaacaccattatcttcgaccactactggaggtacatcttcgacgacggaagcttcatcaacgtcgaccactactggaggtacaagttcgacgacggaaggctcatcaacatcgacaacaccattatcttcgaccactactgaaggtacaacttcaacgacggaagcttcatcaacgtcgaccactactggaggaacaagttcgacgacggaaggctcatcagcatcgacaacaccattatcttcgaccactactggaggtacaacttcgacgacggaagcttcatcaacgtcgaccactactggaggaacaagttcgacgacggaaggctcatcaacatcgacaacaccattatcttcgaccactactggaggtacatcTTCGACGACAAaagcttcatcaacgtcgaccactactggaggaacaagttcgacgacggaaggctcatcaacatcgacaacaccattatcttcgaccactactggaggtacaacttcgacgacggaagcttcatcaacgtcgaccactactggaggaacaagtttgacgacggaaggctcatcaacatcgacaacaccattatcttcgaccactactggaggtacatcttcgacgacggaagcttcatcaacgtcgaccactactggaggaacaagttcgacgacggaaggctcatcaacatcgacaacaccattatcttcgaccactactggaggtacaacttcgacgacggaagcttcagcaacgtcgaccactactggaggaacaagttcgacgacggaaggctcatcaacatcgacaacaccacTATCTTCGACCACAACTGGAggtacaagttcgacgacggaagcttcatcaacgtcgaccactactggaggaacaagttcgacgacggaaggctcatcaacatcgacaacaccattatcttcgaccactactggaggtacatcttcgacgacggaagcttcatcaacgtcgaccactactggaggaacaagttcgacgacggaaggctcatcaacatcgacaacaccattatcttcgaccactactggaggtacatcttcgacgacggaagcttcatcaacgtcgaccactactggaggaacaagttcgacgacggaaggctcatcaacatcgacaacaccattatcttcgaccacaACTGGAGGTACatcttcgacgacggaagcttcatcaacttcgaccactactggaggtacaagttcgacgacggaaggctcatcaacatcgacaacaccattatcttcgaccactactggaggtacaacttcgacgacggaagcttcatcaacgtcgaccactactggaggaacaagttcgacgacggaaggctcatcaacatcgacaacaccattatcttcgaccactactggaggtacaacttcgacgacggaagtttcatcaacgtcgaccactactggaggtacaagctcgacgacggaaggctcatcaacatcgacaacaccattatcttcgaccactactggaggtacaacttcgacgacggaagcttcatcaacgtcgaccactactggaggaacaagttcgacgacggaaggctcatcaacatcgacaacaccattatcttcgaccactactggaggtacatcttcgacgacggaagcttcatcaacttcgaccactactggaggtacaagttcgacgacggaaggctcatcaacatcgacaacaccattatcttcgaccactactggaggtacaacttcgacgacggaagcttcatcaacgtcgaccactactggaggtacaagttcgacgacggaaggctcatcaacatcgacaacaccattatcttcgaccactactggaggtacatcttcgacgacggaagcttcatcaacgtcgaccactactggaggaacaagttcgacgacggaaggctcatcaacatcgacaacaccattatcttcgaccactactggaggtacaacttcgacgacggaagcttcatcaacgtcgaccactactggaggaacaagttcgacgacggaaggctcatcaacatcgacaacaccacTATCTTCGACCACAACTGGAGGTACatcttcgacgacggaagcttcatcaacgtcgaccactactggaggaacaagttcgacgacggaaggctcatcaacattgacaacaccattatcttcgaccactactggaggtacaacttcgacgacggaagcttcatcaacgtcgaccactactggaggtacaagttcgacgacggaaggctcatcaacatcgacaactcaATCAAcatcgaccactactggaggtacaacttcGACCACTcaaggctcatcaacatcgacaacaccatcaacttcgaccactactggaggtacaacttcgacgacggaagcttcatcaacgtcgaccactactggaggaacAAGTTCAACGACGGAAGGCACATCAATatcgacaacaccattatcttcgaccacttctggaggtacaacttcgacgacggaagcttcatcaacgtcgaccactactggaggaacaagttcgacgacggaaggctcatcaacatcgacaacaccattatcttcgaccactactggaggtacatcttcgacgacggaagcttcatcaacgtcgaccactactggaggaacaagttcgacgacggaaggctcatcaacatcgacaacaccattatcttcgaccactactggaggtacatcttcgacgacggaagcttcatcaacttcgaccactactggaggtacaagttcgacgacggaaggctcatcaacatcgacaacaccattatcttcgaccactactggaggtacaacttcgacgacggaagcttcatcaacgtcgaccactactggaggaacaagttcgacgacggaaggctcatcaacatcgacaacaccattatcttcgaccactactggaggtacaacttcgacgacggaagtttcatcaacgtcgaccactactggaggtacaagttcgacgacggaaggctcatcaacatcgacaacaccattatcttcgaccactactggaggtacaacttcgacgacggaagcttcatcaacgtcgaccactactggaggaacaagttcgacgacggaaggctcatcaacattgacaacaccattatcttcgaccactactggaggtacaactttgacgacggaagcttcatcaacgtcgaccactactggaggtacaagttcgacgacggaaggctcatcaacatcgacaacaccattatcttcgaccactactggaggtacaacttcgacgacggaagcttcatcaacgtcgaccactactggaggaacaagttcgacgacggaaggctcatcaacatcgacaacaccattatcttcgaccactactggaggtacaactttgacgacggaagcttcatcaacgtcgaccactactggaggtacaagttcgacgacggaaggctcatcaacatcgacaacaccattatcttcgaccactactggaggtacaacttcgacgacggaagtttcatcaacgtcgaccactactggaggtacaagttcgacgacggaaggctcatcaacatcgacaacaccattatcttcgaccactactggaggtacaactttgacgacggaagcttcatcaacgtcgaccactactggaggtacaagttcgacgacggaaggctcatcaacatcgacaacaccattatcttcgaccactactggaggtacaacttcgacgacggaagcttcatcaacgtcgaccactactggaggtacaagttcgacgacggaaggctcatcaacatcgacaacaccattatcttcgaccactactggaggtacaactttgacgacggaagcttcatcaacgtcgaccactactggaggtacaagttcgacgacggaaggctcatcaacatcgacaacaccattatcttcgaccactactggaggtacaacttcgacgacggaagcttcatcaacgtcgaccactactggaggtacaagttcgacgacggaaggctcatcaacatcgacaacaccattatcttcgaccactactggaggtacaacttcgacgacggaagtttcatcaacgtcgaccactactggaggtacaagttcgacgacggaaggctcatcaacatcgacaacaccattatcttcgaccactactggaggtacaacttcgacgacggaagcttcatcaacgtcgaccactactggaggaacaagttcgacgacggaaggctcatcaacatcgacaacaccattatcttcgaccactactggaggtacatcttcgacgacggaagcttcatcaacgtcgaccactactggaggaacaagttcgacgacggaaggctcatcaacatcgacaacaccattatcttcgaccactactggaggtacatcttcgacgacggaagcttcatcaacttcgaccactactggaggtacaagttcgacgacggaaggctcatcaacatcgacaacaccattatcttcgaccactactggaggtacaacttcgacgacggaagcttcatcaacgtcgaccactactggaggaacaagttcgacgacggaaggctcatcaacatcgacaacaccattatcttcgaccactactggaggtacaacttcgacgacggaagcttcatcaacgtcgaccactactggaggaacaagttcgacgacggaaggctcatcaacatcgacaacaccattatcttcgaccactagTGGAGGTACAACTTCAacgacggaagcttcatcaacgtcgaccactactggaggaacaagttcgacgacggaaggctcatcaacatcgacaacaccattatcttcgaccactagtggaggtacaacttcgacgacggaagcttcatcaacgtcgaccactactggaggtacaagttcgacgacggaaggctcatcaacatcgacaactcaATCAAcatcgaccactactggaggtacaagttcgacgacggaaggctcatcaacatcgacaacaccatcaacttcgaccactactggaggtacaacttcgacgacggaagcttcatcaacgtcgaccCCTACTGGAGGAACAAGTTCAACGACGGAAGGCACATCAATatcgacaacaccattatcttcgaccactactggaggaacaacttcgacgacggaagcttcatcaacgtcgaccactactggaggtacaagttcgacgacggaaggctcatcaacatcgacaacaccattatcttcgaccactactggaggtacaacttcgacgacggaagtttcatcaacgtcgaccactactggaggtacaagttcgacgacggaaggctcatcaacatcgacaacaccattatcttcgaccactactggaggtacaacttcgacgacggaagcttcatcaacgtcgaccactactggaggaacaagttcgacgacggaaggctcatcaacatcgacaacaccattatcttcgaccactactggaggtacaacttcgacgacggaagcttcatcaacgtcgaccactactggaggtacaagttcgacgacggaaggctcatcaacatcgacaacaccatcaacttcgaccactactggaggtacaacttcgacgacggaagcttcatcaacgtcgaccCCTACTGGAGGAACAAGTTCAACGACGGAAGGCACATCAATatcgacaacaccattatcttcgaccactactggaggaacaacttcgacgacggaagcttcatcaacgtcgaccactactggaggtacaagttcgacgacggaaggctcatcaacatcgactacaccattatcttcgaccactactggaggtacatcttcgacgacggaagcttcatcaacttcgaccactactggaggaacaagttcgacgacggaaggctcatcaacatcgacaacaccattatcttcgaccactactggaggtacaacttcgacgacggaagcttcatcaacttcgaccactactggaggtacaagttcgacgacggaaggctcatcaacatcgacaacaccattatcttcgaccactactggaggtacaacttcgacgacggaagcttcatcaacgtcgaccactactggaggaacaagttcgacgacggaaggctcatcaacatcgacaacaccattatcttcgaccactactggaggtacaacttcgacgacggaagcttcatcaacgtcgaccactactggaggaacaagttcgacgacggaaggctcatcaacatcgacaacaccattatcttcgaccactactggaggtacaacttcgacgacggaagcttcatcaacgtcgaccactactggaggaacaagttcgacgacggaaggctcatcaacatcgacaacaccattatcttcgaccactactggaggtacaacttcgacgacggaagcttcatcaacttcgaccactactggaggtacaagttcgacgacggaaggctcatcaacatcgacaacaccattatcttcgaccactactggaggtacaacttcgacgacggaagcttcatcaacgtcgaccactactggaggaacaagttcgacgacggaaggctcatcaacatcgacaacaccattatcttcgaccactactggaggtacaacttcgacgacggaagcttcatcaacgtcgaccactactggaggaacaagttcgacgacggaaggctcatcaacatcgacaacaccattatcttcgaccactactggaggtacaacttcgacgacggaagcttcatcaacgtcgaccactactggaggaacaagttcgacgacggaaggctcatcaacatcgacaacaccattatcttcgaccactagTGGAGGTACAACTTCAacgacggaagcttcatcaacgtcgaccactactggaggtacaagttCGACTACACAaagctcatcaacatcgacaactccATTAACaacgaccactactggaggtacaacttcgacgacggaagtttcatcaacgtcgaccactcctggaggaacaagttcgacgacagaaggctcatcaacatcgacaacaccattatcttcgaccactactggaggtacaacttcgacgacggaagcttcatcaacgtcgaccactactggaggtacaagttCGACTACACAaagctcatcaacatcgacaactgcATCAACaacgaccactactggaggtacaacttcgacgacgcaaagctcatcaacatcgacaacaccatcaacttcgaccactactggaggtacaacttcGACTACACAaagctcatcaacatcgacaactccATCAACaacgaccactactggaggtacaacttcgacgacgcaaagctcatcaacatcgacaacttcATTAACaacgaccactactggaggtacaacttcGACTACACAaagctcatcaacatcgacaactccATCAACaacgaccactactggaggtacaacttcgacgacgcaaagctcatcaacatcgacaacaccattaacttcgaccactactggaggtacaacttcgacgacgcaaagctcatcaacatcgacaacaccatcAACTTCGActactactggaggtacaacttcgacgacacaaagctcatcaacatcgacaacaccatcAACTTcaaccactactggaggtacaacttcgacgacgcaaagctcatcaacatcgacaacaccatcAACAACGACCACTACTGGCGGTACAACTTCGACGACAGAAGGAACATCCACATCGACTACTGCAAAATCTACGTCCACAACCACGGCTCAAACTACATCTTCGACAACTCCTTCAACTACAACCACTGCCACAACTACAACCACTGCGAAACCTTCGTCCACGACTACGGCTCAAACTACATCTACAACCACGGCTCAAACTACGTCTTCGACAACTCCTTCAACTACAACCTCTGCCACAACTACAACCACTGCGAAACCTACGTCCACAACTACTACTACAACTGCAGCTACAACTACAACGACTGTTAATCCGTTTACCACAACTAGACCCCAAGGATTCCCAGACCATCATCAAATAGTATATGGAACGTACAATGCAGCGAATTACATCTGCTTTTATAAGAAGATATTGGCCCTCAAATCTAGCCCTAGACGAATCAGTTTTGTCAATGTGAGTACACCAATCGATGGAAAGTAGttcttaaaattttaattttcgatCATTTTTGTCGTTTCGCAGCCTACTGGAAATGCCATTAACTATGTTCTAATAAGGCAAACACCGCAACGCTTCGCGACCGGTATTCAGGCTGAAATCATAACCGGAGGCATCGGTGCATCTTCGATTACCATGTCGATTGGCGCTTCTCCGAACTACTATTTCTTCTTCTCAACTGTTGTGATAGAAATGATGTGTACACCATAGGGCGAATCGGCAGTTAAATTTTAATTGCTACTAACATTTAGTGCTGAGACTATCCGGATACACATGTCCGGCTTCGGGATaaaccggattttcggatatTATCTGACAGGacatccggatatccggtttttgtatccgaacataacTTAATGAGGCTTATTAACATAATTAGATACGAGAGGGTGggagtttgtaaaaaaaaacatttttcaaggtTACGTTCTATTTGAACGGGcttcaaaaagtaaaaaaaaattgcggaTATCTAGATcgtaaatatccggatatccgtatGACCGACTATTCGATAGTCCATATCCAGATATCCGGAAATCCAGAAAGTGTTCGTTTacccatccgtgatccgagcttcaaataaccggatcacgaatatatcccaGTCCCAGCACTACTAATATCTATTTTATTTATTCTTAGTATTAATATGcgatttaatatttattttatttattcttttAGCATTAAGTATGTCTGTTATGGTAAGCAAGCGAACCTTAATAAACCTATTCTGTGACTGAAAACGGTGCTTCACTTGATTGACGTACGAACATCATGAAACTAATCGAGAATTTTACTTGGGTGTCCGCTTTGACCACAAATTGGTTCAAAAGGAACGAAATTTTACTCGCGATTGAGAGCCTTTTTATCCAATTGTTCCGATCTTTAACGTGGGACTTCGTCGTTGTTTTCTAATCTAAAAAATTGGATCGAACAAACATCAGATTGCGAACGGTAATAACTGTGTTACTATGTGATTTAGATCAATATTTTATCCCCAACCAACATTGTTGCAGACAAATAATTTGGGCAAGGCTTCAAGAAGCAACGACGACTGCAAAGAAATTTTACTTTCATCATCGTTTCTGATGCCGATATAAACCATGTATCACCACATCAATCACATGTATACATTTAGGTGATAAGGAACTTTTTTTTGAAGAGTACAGATGAAAAGAAAATTTCGACTCCCAGTACAAGTTAAAATGTGGCAACACTTCTGTAAAAATATCGGCAGTGCGTCCAGATTATCTACGGCAGTCTGTTGATATAAAAGGGTCAAGGTTTTAATGGTTTGTTCGTTATTAATAAGATAATAATATACAAACTAGTTTCCAATTTGTAAGATTTATAAGAAAAATGACAAATTGCCATCGGTTTATCTGTTCTTGTTACAtaaaaaaactagaaacaaaCGATAGAtccggtaaaaaaaattttttttaatttgcatgaATGTCTCGTTATGCAAATTGACATAATGTTTTATTACAACATCTTTGATTCTTTCCGTTGTGAAATAGAATATGAATCAATCATTGGGTATCTCTATCATTCATATGTTCTCGCTCAAATGTTACTGTAATCATCGACCTTTCAGACTTACTAACCGTCATCAATATTCGGTTAAAAGACGAAATAGATTCGAAAACAGAATTCAAATCTGgcgaaaaatgataaaaattaaccCGTTTCGAAAAATTAAACGTAAGAAATAGTCATTTATGATGTTGTCAATACTACAGCGTTACCTCTGAACAAAAACAACGGAAGTATTATGCAACGGACATACGTGCAATTACGACATACCCTTTCGCTGCCTTTTTCACTGCAATCAGGGGAGAAACAAAAGCATCCGAGTCTGCCTGTCCTTTGGGATGttgcaaaataaaacagaaacagTAATTGCTCGATTAGCGAAAGTGAAAGTCGGAAATATCTTCAACGCAATTTTTCGAACAAGCATTGTGTTGTTTTCATTTGGACATATTCGGAAAGATATAAAATCGCCCCACAATTGGACTTTCTGTATCATTTCTCCACCAAAATCCGTCACATTCACCATGCATTCACTATTGCTGCTCAAAGTTGGAATCTTCTACGCTCTACTGTCCTTGTCTGCAGT encodes:
- the LOC129719608 gene encoding mucin-2-like — its product is MTVSFRIDISILIVPLVLVSFLNSAAIPRDLNYQQREFVEHETTKGIVFADPTDATSSSTTETTDATTTSTTEMPSTSSSTTVITTLPTTTQQTTTTSEVSTLSTDTSTTTTVVTTSSTTEIPSTTTTTETTTTTAVVITSTGTPLTTTTAEPTSSTTEPNPTTAPFTTSTAATTSTTEATTEASSTTSTAATTTEDSSISTTEASSTTSTTTEGSSTSTTTSSSTTTTTEGSSTSTTPLSSTTTEGTSSTTEASSTSTTTGGTSSTTEGSSTSTTPLSSTTTGGTSSTTEASSTSTTTGGTSSTTEGSSTSTTPLTTEGSSTSTTPLSSTTTEGTTSTTEASSTSTTTGGTSSTTEGSSTSTTPLSSTTTGGTSSTTEASSTSTTTGGTSSTTEGSSTSTTPLSSTTTEGTTSTTEASSTSTTTGGTSSTTEGSSTSTTPLSSTTTGGTSSTTEASSTSTTTGGTSSTTEGSSTSTTPSTSTTTGGTSSTTEASSTSTTTGSTSSTTKSSSTSTTTEGTTSTTQGSSTTEGSSTSTTPLSSTSTEGTTSTTEASSTSTTTGGTTSTTEEASSTSTTTGGTSSTTEGSSTSTTPLSSTTTGGTTSTTEASSTSTTTGGTSSTTEGSSTSTTPLSSTTTGGTTSTTEASSTSTTTGGTSSTTEGSSTSTTPLSSTTSGGTTSTTEASSTSTTTGGTSSTTEGSSTSTTPLSSTTSGGTTSTTEASSTSTTTGGTSSTTEGSSTSTTQSTSTTTGGTSSTTEGSSTSTTPSTSTTTGGTTSTTEASSTSTPTGGTSSTTEGTSISTTPLSSTTTGGTTSIQRRKSTSTTPLSSTTSGGTTSTTEASSTSTTTGGTSSTTQSSSTSTTPLTTTTTGGTTSTTEVSSTSTTPGGTSSTTEGSSTSTTPLSSTTTGGTTSTTEASSTSTTTGGTSSTTQSSSTSTTASTTTTTGGTTSTTQSSSTSTTPSTSTTTGGTTSTTQSSSTSTTPSTTTTTGGTTSTTQSSSTSTTSLTTTTTGGTTSTTQSSSTSTTPSTTTTTGGTTSTTQSSSTSTTPLTSTTTGGTTSTTQSSSTSTTPSTSTTTGGTTSTTQSSSTSTTPSTSTTTGGTTSTTQSSSTSTTPSTTTTTGGTTSTTEGTSTSTTAKSTSTTTAQTTSSTTPSTTTTATTTTTAKPSSTTTAQTTSTTTAQTTSSTTPSTTTSATTTTTAKPTSTTTTTTAATTTTTVNPFTTTRPQGFPDHHQIVYGTYNAANYICFYKKILALKSSPRRISFVNPTGNAINYVLIRQTPQRFATGIQAEIITGGIGASSITMSIGASPNYYFFFSTVVIEMMCTP